In Paracoccus fistulariae, a single window of DNA contains:
- the secF gene encoding protein translocase subunit SecF produces the protein MAFRLKIVPDNTKIDFFRVQWLTFGLSAFAMVASVVLILTMGLNFGIDFKGGTTIRTESTNDFNVAEYREALNALELGDVSITEVFDPTSGGDEHVAMIRIGTTEGVGSVSQEQLNNVEAALKQVDPEIRFTAVDSVGPKVSSELIKTALYAVGAATLGIMAYIWLRFEWQFSVGAVVALVHDILLTVGLFALLQLRFDLLTVVALLTTLGYSVNDTVVVFDRLRENLIKYKTMPLIDVMNLTVNETLSRTVMTALTTAIALTSMLIFGGDVLRDFIIAMLWGVIVGCYSSVYVAKNIVLWLGVKRDWSKNGPKADPSPFSKAEQP, from the coding sequence ATGGCATTCCGTCTTAAAATCGTCCCCGATAACACGAAGATCGATTTCTTCCGTGTGCAATGGCTGACCTTTGGCCTGTCGGCCTTTGCGATGGTGGCCTCGGTCGTGCTGATCCTGACCATGGGGCTGAATTTCGGCATCGACTTCAAGGGCGGCACGACGATCCGCACCGAAAGCACGAATGACTTCAATGTCGCCGAGTATCGCGAGGCGCTGAACGCGCTGGAACTGGGCGATGTCTCGATCACCGAGGTGTTTGATCCGACCTCGGGTGGTGACGAACATGTGGCGATGATCCGCATTGGCACGACCGAAGGCGTCGGCTCTGTCTCTCAGGAACAGCTGAACAATGTCGAGGCGGCGCTGAAGCAGGTCGATCCCGAGATCCGCTTTACCGCCGTCGATTCGGTCGGTCCGAAAGTGTCTTCTGAACTGATCAAGACCGCGCTTTACGCGGTTGGTGCGGCGACGCTGGGCATCATGGCCTATATCTGGCTGCGTTTCGAATGGCAGTTTTCGGTCGGCGCGGTGGTGGCGCTGGTCCATGACATCCTGCTGACCGTCGGCCTGTTCGCGCTGTTGCAGCTGCGCTTTGACCTGCTGACGGTCGTGGCACTGCTGACCACGCTGGGCTATTCGGTCAACGATACGGTGGTCGTTTTCGACAGGCTTCGCGAAAACCTGATCAAATACAAGACCATGCCGCTGATCGACGTCATGAACCTGACGGTGAACGAGACGCTGTCGCGCACGGTGATGACCGCCTTGACCACCGCCATCGCGCTGACCTCGATGCTGATTTTTGGCGGTGATGTGCTGCGTGATTTCATCATCGCCATGTTGTGGGGCGTGATCGTGGGCTGTTATTCCTCGGTCTATGTCGCCAAGAACATCGTGCTGTGGCTGGGCGTGAAGCGTGACTGGTCGAAGAACGGGCCTAAGGCCGATCCCTCGCCCTTCTCCAAGGCCGAGCAGCCCTGA
- the ccmC gene encoding heme ABC transporter permease CcmC: protein MSIWEYANPVKFMRASAAVLPWAAGAAALCTVIGLIWGFLTPEDYKQGSTVKIVFLHVPAAMMAINIWVMMLVASLIWLIRRHHVSALAAKAAAPVGAVMTLIALATGAIWGQPMWGSWWEWDPRLTSFLILLLFYIGYMALWASVEDPDSAADLTGVLCLVGSVFALLSRYAVLFWNQGLHQGASLSVAPGERMSAVYRYPLYLTMLGFFLLFLALVLIRTRTEIRRRRLAALQAKEVRA from the coding sequence ATGTCGATCTGGGAATATGCCAATCCGGTCAAATTCATGCGCGCGTCCGCCGCAGTCCTGCCCTGGGCGGCGGGGGCGGCGGCCTTATGCACAGTGATCGGGCTGATCTGGGGCTTTCTGACGCCCGAGGATTACAAGCAGGGATCGACGGTCAAGATCGTCTTCCTGCATGTGCCCGCCGCGATGATGGCCATCAATATCTGGGTGATGATGCTGGTCGCCAGCCTGATCTGGCTGATCCGGCGCCACCATGTCAGCGCGCTTGCCGCCAAGGCGGCAGCGCCGGTCGGCGCGGTGATGACGCTGATCGCGCTGGCCACCGGGGCAATCTGGGGCCAGCCCATGTGGGGCAGCTGGTGGGAATGGGATCCGCGCCTGACCAGCTTTCTGATCCTGCTGCTGTTCTATATCGGCTATATGGCGCTGTGGGCCTCGGTCGAGGATCCTGACAGCGCCGCCGATCTGACCGGGGTGTTATGTCTGGTCGGCTCCGTCTTTGCGCTGCTGTCGCGCTATGCGGTGCTGTTCTGGAATCAGGGCCTGCATCAGGGCGCCAGCCTGTCGGTGGCGCCGGGCGAACGGATGAGCGCAGTCTATCGCTATCCGCTATATCTGACGATGCTGGGCTTTTTCCTTCTGTTTCTGGCGTTGGTGCTGATCCGCACCCGCACCGAGATCCGGCGCCGCCGCCTTGCGGCGCTGCAAGCGAAAGAGGTCCGGGCATGA
- a CDS encoding Mth938-like domain-containing protein, translating to MAMKPTDFAGAVPVDGYGPGFFRVGGKVIEGAVIVQYSGGRAWGGLQDRDALLALGGQVDVLFLGMGADIAHAPADLVAALKEVGIMVEAMASPTAARIYNVTLSEGRRVACALLPL from the coding sequence ATGGCGATGAAGCCCACCGATTTCGCCGGCGCGGTTCCCGTCGATGGTTATGGGCCGGGCTTCTTCCGGGTCGGCGGCAAGGTGATCGAAGGCGCGGTCATCGTGCAGTACAGCGGCGGCCGTGCCTGGGGCGGGTTGCAGGATCGCGACGCGCTGCTGGCGCTTGGCGGTCAGGTCGATGTGCTGTTCCTGGGCATGGGCGCCGATATCGCCCATGCGCCCGCCGATCTGGTCGCGGCGCTGAAAGAGGTCGGGATCATGGTCGAGGCCATGGCCTCACCCACGGCTGCGCGCATCTATAACGTCACCCTTTCCGAAGGGCGCCGCGTCGCCTGCGCGCTGCTGCCCCTGTGA
- the ccmD gene encoding heme exporter protein CcmD: MIDLGKYAHTVLAAYGVSLVLLAALIWQTLAANARARRDLEQQEGRRNG; this comes from the coding sequence ATGATCGACCTTGGCAAATATGCGCATACGGTGCTGGCGGCATATGGCGTGTCGCTGGTGCTGCTGGCGGCGCTGATCTGGCAGACGCTGGCCGCCAATGCCCGTGCGCGCCGCGATCTGGAACAACAGGAAGGCCGCAGGAATGGCTAG
- the ggt gene encoding gamma-glutamyltransferase: MTRKSLLTAVLLGGVAAWPGLAQEAADAVAPEAATEAGSQGAFGDLTDAARAALATKAEGKPVMGQDWMVTAAHPLAVQAGARVLEAGGSAADAMVAVQTVLGLVEPQSSGLGGGAFLVWYDAASGQMTTLDARETAPSLAGPTLFQNDDGEPMEFMDAVIGGRSVGTPGTPALLEAAQRKWGKANWASLFEDAIRLAEDGFTVSPRLAELVSGEAENLQKDPATAAYFFPEGNAIAAGSMLKNPAYARTLRALAQDGADGYYSGPVAAGIVRAVQGAEWNPGLLSIADLAAYRVVERPAVCVEYRDHDVCGMGPPSSGGLTVGQILGMLGGYDLAALGADSTDSWRLIGDASRLAFADRGRYMADSDFVPMPTQGLIDPAYLAERGKLLSGDDSLPEVSAGSPGWDHAALWGQDNALEFPSTSHISIVDADGNALSMTTTIENGFGSRVMAEGFLLNNELTDFSFETHDDAGYPIANAIAPGKRPRSSMSPTIVLKDDKPVLVIGSPGGSRIIGYVAKAIIGQLDWGLDVQQAIALPNIVNRFGPMDLEEGTSAAEMGQALSDLGFEVNPRDLNSGLHGIAITPEGLAGGADPRREGIAIGG, translated from the coding sequence ATGACACGGAAAAGCTTGCTGACCGCAGTGTTGCTGGGCGGGGTCGCGGCATGGCCTGGCTTGGCGCAAGAGGCTGCGGATGCCGTCGCACCAGAGGCCGCGACCGAGGCCGGTTCACAGGGGGCCTTTGGTGATCTGACCGATGCCGCCCGCGCCGCGCTGGCCACCAAGGCCGAGGGGAAGCCCGTCATGGGGCAGGACTGGATGGTGACGGCGGCCCATCCGCTGGCCGTGCAGGCGGGCGCCCGCGTGCTGGAAGCCGGGGGCAGCGCCGCCGATGCCATGGTGGCGGTTCAGACCGTGCTGGGTCTGGTCGAGCCGCAAAGTTCGGGTCTGGGGGGCGGTGCCTTTCTGGTCTGGTACGACGCGGCCAGCGGCCAGATGACCACGCTTGATGCGCGCGAAACCGCGCCATCGCTGGCCGGGCCGACGCTGTTTCAGAATGACGATGGCGAGCCGATGGAATTCATGGATGCCGTGATCGGAGGCCGCTCGGTCGGCACCCCGGGCACGCCCGCCTTGCTGGAGGCCGCGCAGCGCAAATGGGGCAAGGCCAACTGGGCCAGCCTGTTTGAGGATGCGATCCGGCTGGCCGAGGATGGTTTCACCGTCTCGCCCCGCCTTGCGGAACTGGTTTCCGGAGAGGCCGAGAACCTGCAGAAGGATCCCGCCACCGCCGCCTATTTCTTTCCCGAGGGCAATGCCATCGCTGCCGGTTCCATGCTGAAGAACCCGGCCTATGCGCGGACATTGCGGGCGCTGGCGCAGGACGGGGCTGACGGCTATTACAGCGGCCCCGTGGCGGCGGGGATCGTTCGGGCGGTGCAGGGTGCGGAATGGAACCCGGGCCTGCTGTCCATTGCCGATCTGGCCGCCTATCGCGTCGTAGAACGGCCCGCCGTCTGCGTCGAATATCGCGATCACGACGTTTGCGGGATGGGTCCGCCCTCGTCAGGCGGGCTGACGGTGGGGCAGATTCTGGGCATGCTGGGCGGCTATGATCTGGCCGCGCTTGGGGCGGACAGCACGGATAGCTGGCGCCTGATCGGCGATGCCTCTCGTCTGGCCTTTGCGGACCGTGGCCGCTACATGGCGGATTCCGATTTCGTGCCGATGCCCACGCAGGGGCTGATCGACCCCGCCTATCTGGCAGAGCGCGGCAAGCTGCTGTCGGGGGATGACAGCCTGCCCGAAGTCAGCGCCGGTTCGCCCGGCTGGGACCATGCGGCGCTGTGGGGACAGGACAATGCGCTGGAATTCCCCTCGACCTCGCATATCTCGATTGTCGATGCGGATGGCAATGCGCTGTCGATGACGACCACCATCGAAAACGGCTTCGGCTCGCGGGTGATGGCCGAAGGCTTTCTGCTGAACAACGAATTGACGGACTTCTCGTTCGAGACTCATGACGATGCGGGCTATCCGATTGCCAATGCCATCGCGCCGGGCAAGCGTCCGCGGTCCTCGATGTCGCCGACCATCGTGCTGAAGGATGACAAGCCGGTTCTGGTGATCGGTTCGCCCGGTGGCAGCCGCATCATCGGCTATGTCGCCAAGGCGATCATCGGGCAACTGGACTGGGGGCTGGATGTGCAGCAGGCCATCGCGCTGCCCAATATCGTGAACCGCTTCGGCCCGATGGATCTGGAAGAGGGAACCTCGGCCGCCGAGATGGGGCAGGCCCTGAGCGATCTGGGATTCGAGGTCAATCCGCGCGATCTGAATTCCGGTCTGCACGGGATCGCGATCACGCCCGAAGGGCTGGCCGGTGGTGCCGATCCCCGCCGCGAAGGCATTGCGATTGGCGGCTGA
- the ccmA gene encoding heme ABC exporter ATP-binding protein CcmA, whose amino-acid sequence MSLLAVHDLAVARGGLRTVEGVSFTLDPGQALILRGPNGIGKTTLLRCIAGLQPAIAGRIDMAEDAVAYAAHADGLKSTLTAAENLQFWAAVFGGGDSRAALAAMDLTALADRPAGTLSAGQKRRLGLARLLVTGRPLWVLDEPTVSLDGASVERFAQVIGDHLAQGGAALMATHIDLGLTGAEVLDLTPYRARPGQKHRPAGFNEAFA is encoded by the coding sequence GTGAGCCTGCTGGCGGTTCACGACCTTGCCGTGGCGCGCGGCGGTCTGCGAACGGTCGAAGGCGTTTCCTTTACCCTTGATCCGGGTCAGGCGCTGATCCTGCGCGGGCCGAATGGCATCGGCAAGACAACCCTGCTGCGCTGCATCGCGGGCTTGCAGCCCGCCATCGCAGGGCGCATCGACATGGCCGAGGACGCCGTTGCCTATGCCGCCCATGCCGATGGGCTGAAATCGACGCTGACGGCGGCGGAAAACCTGCAATTCTGGGCGGCGGTCTTTGGCGGTGGCGACAGTCGCGCCGCGCTTGCCGCGATGGATCTGACGGCACTGGCGGATCGCCCGGCGGGCACGCTGTCGGCGGGGCAAAAACGTCGGCTGGGGCTGGCGCGGCTTCTGGTGACGGGGCGGCCTCTTTGGGTGCTGGATGAGCCGACGGTCTCGCTGGACGGCGCGTCGGTGGAGCGTTTCGCGCAAGTGATCGGGGATCATCTGGCGCAGGGCGGGGCGGCGCTGATGGCGACCCATATCGATCTGGGGCTGACGGGGGCAGAGGTGTTGGACCTGACGCCCTATCGCGCCCGGCCGGGGCAAAAACATCGCCCCGCCGGCTTCAACGAGGCTTTCGCATGA
- the ccmB gene encoding heme exporter protein CcmB, producing MIALLIRDLRLATRAGGGFGLGVAFFLILCTLVPFGVGPDSSALRPIAPGILWLGALLACLLSLDRIFALDAEDGSLDLLATSPLPLEAVVAIKALAHWITTALPLIAAAPLFGLLLHLPGPAMPWLIASLLLGTPALSMLGAFGAAITVGLRRGGLLLSLLVLPLYIPTLIFGTEIIRRGQAGGDPATPLLFLAGITAGVVALIPFAAAAALRINLR from the coding sequence ATGATCGCCCTGCTGATCCGCGATCTGCGTCTGGCGACGCGGGCGGGCGGAGGCTTTGGTCTGGGCGTCGCCTTTTTCCTGATCCTCTGCACGCTGGTGCCATTCGGTGTCGGCCCCGACAGCAGCGCCCTGCGACCGATCGCGCCGGGCATCCTGTGGCTTGGCGCGCTCCTGGCCTGCCTGCTGTCGCTGGATCGCATCTTTGCGCTGGATGCCGAGGATGGCAGCCTGGACCTTCTGGCCACATCGCCGTTGCCGCTGGAGGCGGTGGTCGCGATCAAGGCCCTTGCCCATTGGATCACCACCGCGCTGCCGCTGATCGCTGCCGCGCCGCTGTTCGGGCTGTTGCTGCACCTGCCGGGACCGGCGATGCCCTGGCTGATCGCCTCGCTTCTGCTGGGCACGCCGGCGCTGTCGATGCTGGGCGCCTTCGGTGCCGCGATCACCGTGGGGCTGCGGCGGGGCGGGTTGCTGCTGTCGCTTCTGGTGCTGCCGCTGTATATCCCGACGCTGATCTTCGGGACCGAGATCATTCGCCGCGGGCAGGCCGGGGGCGATCCCGCGACCCCACTGCTGTTTCTGGCCGGGATCACTGCGGGCGTCGTCGCGCTGATCCCTTTCGCCGCTGCCGCCGCGTTGCGGATCAATCTTCGATGA
- a CDS encoding DsbE family thiol:disulfide interchange protein, whose translation MARISPLVALPPVIFAGLAAVFLWGMGRDNPNDLPSTMIGREAPAVPQGTLPDKTQLSDEMLRQPGVKLVNFWASWCPPCRAEHPTLMDLSKRLPVYGVNLKDPQANALAFLAKDGDPYAAISADPQGRGAIDWGVTAPPETFIIDGDGKVLFRFAGPLVREDYTNRFLPQLEKALAAED comes from the coding sequence ATGGCTAGGATCTCCCCGCTGGTGGCGCTGCCGCCGGTCATTTTCGCCGGTCTTGCCGCGGTGTTCCTGTGGGGCATGGGGCGCGACAATCCCAATGATCTGCCCTCGACGATGATTGGCCGCGAGGCGCCCGCCGTGCCGCAGGGAACCCTGCCAGACAAGACGCAGCTGAGCGACGAGATGCTGCGCCAGCCGGGCGTCAAGCTGGTCAATTTCTGGGCAAGCTGGTGCCCGCCCTGCCGCGCCGAACATCCGACCTTGATGGATCTGTCCAAACGCCTGCCGGTCTATGGCGTCAATCTGAAAGACCCGCAGGCGAATGCGCTGGCCTTTCTGGCCAAGGATGGCGACCCCTATGCGGCCATCTCGGCCGATCCGCAGGGGCGCGGGGCAATCGACTGGGGTGTGACCGCGCCGCCTGAAACCTTCATCATCGACGGCGACGGCAAGGTCCTGTTCCGCTTTGCCGGGCCGCTGGTGCGCGAGGATTACACCAACCGCTTCCTGCCGCAGTTGGAAAAGGCGCTGGCGGCCGAAGACTAA